One genomic segment of Virgibacillus doumboii includes these proteins:
- a CDS encoding Uma2 family endonuclease: MILYRKDPVSVDEYFQIRESSEDLLEYIDGYVYMSPSPTTKHQRIASNLQNKLWNFLDGKPCEVFPAPYDIEFKDDSVEGTKIVIPDISIICDKSGFTDARYIGVPELIVEILSPSNQSHDLITKLNLYMNYGTKEYWIVNPMLNMITVYSLNEEKMYEQHDAKTDTGKISSKKLDGFSVELDDILYFT; this comes from the coding sequence TTGATTCTGTACCGCAAAGATCCTGTTTCAGTGGATGAGTACTTTCAAATTCGGGAAAGCTCGGAAGATTTACTTGAGTATATTGACGGATATGTTTATATGTCTCCCTCACCAACGACAAAGCATCAGCGAATAGCCAGTAATTTGCAGAATAAACTTTGGAATTTTCTTGACGGAAAGCCCTGTGAGGTATTTCCCGCTCCATATGACATCGAATTTAAAGACGATTCCGTAGAGGGCACAAAAATTGTTATTCCTGACATCAGCATTATTTGTGATAAAAGTGGTTTTACAGATGCCAGATATATTGGAGTTCCCGAGCTGATTGTTGAAATTTTAAGCCCCTCCAACCAGTCACATGATCTGATTACAAAGTTGAATCTTTATATGAACTATGGCACCAAGGAGTATTGGATTGTTAATCCGATGCTGAATATGATTACTGTATACTCCCTTAATGAGGAAAAAATGTACGAACAACATGACGCAAAAACAGACACAGGAAAAATATCTTCTAAGAAGCTGGATGGTTTCTCTGTTGAATTAGATGATATTTTGTATTTCACATAA
- the spxA gene encoding transcriptional regulator SpxA: MVTLYTSPSCTSCRKAKAWLEDHEIPFAERNIFSEPLTLDEIKEILRMTEDGTDEIISTRSKVFQKLNVNIDQLPMKDLFNLIQKNPGLLRRPIILDEKRLQVGYNEDEIRRFLPRTVRTFQLREAQRMVN, encoded by the coding sequence ATGGTAACACTTTATACCTCACCAAGTTGTACATCTTGCAGAAAAGCGAAAGCATGGTTAGAAGATCATGAAATACCGTTCGCGGAACGTAATATATTTTCTGAGCCATTAACGCTGGATGAAATCAAGGAAATATTACGAATGACTGAAGATGGTACAGATGAGATTATATCGACACGCTCAAAGGTATTTCAAAAGCTGAATGTAAATATTGATCAGCTGCCGATGAAAGATTTATTTAATTTAATCCAGAAAAATCCCGGGTTGTTGCGCCGGCCGATAATTCTTGACGAGAAACGTTTACAGGTTGGGTACAACGAAGATGAAATTCGCAGGTTCCTTCCTAGAACCGTAAGAACTTTCCAATTACGTGAAGCACAACGGATGGTAAACTAA
- the mecA gene encoding adaptor protein MecA: protein MEIERINENTVKFYISYIDIEDRGFEREEIWYNRERSEQLFWQMMDEVHYKEDFNVDGPLWIQVQALDKGLEIVVTKAQVSKNGENLELPTENGKTIDISVDDKIEDVLDHKFGSSKNKSSNSGKEEDDDGNLSLTVMFNDFEDVIQLSHYLEDNTVEMENSLFHYDNKYYLYIEFPQEEDEADDDQHEDVISQIFEFADDTEVTIHFLEEYGKQVFENNTFEQVRSHFPAAIRRSE from the coding sequence ATGGAAATAGAACGTATAAATGAGAACACCGTAAAATTTTATATTTCCTATATTGATATTGAAGATCGCGGATTTGAACGGGAAGAAATCTGGTATAACCGCGAACGAAGTGAACAGTTATTCTGGCAGATGATGGATGAAGTTCATTATAAGGAAGACTTTAATGTTGATGGTCCATTATGGATTCAGGTTCAGGCCTTGGATAAAGGGCTTGAGATTGTTGTAACAAAAGCACAAGTATCCAAAAACGGTGAGAATCTTGAACTGCCAACTGAGAATGGCAAAACGATTGATATATCCGTTGACGATAAAATTGAAGATGTGCTGGATCATAAATTCGGCAGCAGTAAAAATAAATCGTCCAACTCCGGTAAGGAAGAGGATGATGATGGTAACTTGTCTCTGACTGTAATGTTTAATGACTTTGAGGATGTCATCCAATTGAGTCACTACCTGGAAGATAATACCGTCGAAATGGAAAATAGTCTTTTCCATTATGATAATAAGTACTATTTATATATTGAATTTCCGCAAGAGGAAGATGAAGCAGATGATGATCAACATGAAGACGTCATCAGTCAGATATTTGAATTTGCGGATGATACGGAAGTAACCATTCATTTTCTGGAGGAATATGGGAAACAAGTATTTGAAAATAACACGTTTGAACAGGTTCGCTCCCACTTTCCTGCAGCAATCCGACGCTCTGAATAA
- a CDS encoding GNAT family N-acetyltransferase, with protein sequence MNWYEKLNKYFPVEEMKSKEHMDILLKEKGDVYYKDEGPFHVLMYAEFDTFLFIDYVWVSSKSRGQGIGHKLIEKLKQQEKPIILEVEPVDYDDSDTEKRLQFYKREGFTHAQSIGYTRRSLATDEENPMEILYWSPNDESEEAIYEKMKKLYENIHTYKDEEIYGQSYQPVDEVLTYDEGRESDNIFEGLTEKA encoded by the coding sequence ATGAACTGGTATGAAAAGTTAAATAAGTATTTCCCAGTAGAGGAAATGAAATCCAAGGAGCATATGGACATCCTTTTAAAAGAAAAAGGAGATGTTTACTACAAGGATGAAGGTCCATTTCATGTGTTAATGTATGCTGAATTTGACACATTCCTCTTTATTGATTATGTTTGGGTTTCATCAAAATCAAGAGGGCAGGGAATCGGCCACAAATTAATTGAGAAACTGAAGCAGCAGGAAAAACCGATTATTCTCGAAGTGGAACCTGTTGATTATGATGATTCAGATACAGAAAAGCGACTTCAATTTTATAAGCGGGAAGGCTTTACCCACGCACAATCCATCGGCTATACTCGCCGCTCATTGGCCACTGATGAGGAAAATCCCATGGAAATTTTATATTGGTCACCAAATGATGAATCGGAAGAAGCAATTTATGAAAAGATGAAAAAGTTGTATGAAAATATTCATACGTATAAAGACGAAGAAATTTATGGTCAGTCATACCAGCCGGTTGATGAAGTATTAACTTATGATGAAGGCCGGGAGTCTGACAACATATTTGAAGGACTGACTGAAAAAGCGTAA
- a CDS encoding AEC family transporter, whose translation MESAGTFLQEMLVLYGIALLGFVVRKKGILNENTNDVLTQLILYITLPALILYSLDISFSIDLLKEFMWLVSMSLYILLISCFLAYWMKQRSQLPEKQKSVYEGLIIFGNQGFIGYAISFILLDEQGIVYLTMFNLYYLILIWTYGIYLFSKNKNAIDWRTIVLNPGILSTLTGLSIFLLPISWPDMLAKGLDSVGKMTIPLSMMLIGSLVANVNYKDFILLIKNTYLWKSAVTRLILIPVLLLPFAALSIPFSVLLIAVIVSGMPSAPTISLYSQKFGGDTVFASFGTLLTTLLCIFTIPFLYLVVSMLGK comes from the coding sequence ATGGAATCCGCTGGAACTTTTTTGCAGGAAATGCTGGTTCTTTATGGAATTGCATTGTTGGGGTTTGTGGTTAGAAAAAAAGGAATTTTAAATGAAAATACGAATGATGTTTTAACTCAGCTGATTCTATACATTACGTTGCCGGCCCTCATACTATATTCACTTGATATTTCGTTTTCTATTGACTTGTTGAAAGAATTTATGTGGCTTGTCTCCATGTCGCTATATATACTTTTAATATCATGTTTTCTAGCTTATTGGATGAAACAGCGATCCCAACTGCCGGAAAAGCAAAAGAGCGTGTATGAAGGTCTAATTATTTTCGGTAATCAGGGATTTATTGGTTATGCAATAAGTTTTATTCTGCTGGATGAACAGGGAATTGTTTATTTAACCATGTTTAACTTATATTATTTAATTCTCATATGGACTTACGGAATATACCTGTTCAGTAAAAACAAGAATGCAATTGACTGGAGGACTATTGTTCTAAATCCGGGAATTCTTTCTACATTGACCGGATTAAGCATTTTTTTACTGCCAATAAGCTGGCCGGATATGCTGGCAAAAGGGCTGGATAGTGTTGGTAAAATGACAATTCCTCTATCCATGATGTTAATAGGAAGTTTAGTTGCAAATGTAAACTATAAAGATTTTATTTTATTAATAAAAAATACCTATTTATGGAAGTCAGCGGTTACCAGGCTTATTCTAATACCAGTACTCTTGCTTCCTTTTGCAGCCTTATCCATTCCATTTTCTGTATTACTAATTGCTGTTATCGTTTCCGGAATGCCCTCCGCCCCAACCATTTCACTTTACTCGCAAAAATTTGGCGGCGACACCGTATTTGCATCTTTTGGAACCCTGCTTACAACACTGTTATGTATCTTTACCATTCCATTTCTTTATCTGGTTGTAAGCATGCTGGGAAAATAA
- a CDS encoding putative glycoside hydrolase yields the protein MEKKHLMILTLVSILLLSVIIPMTFNRSSGEEIHTAKPHVHSKTSVAPINTQKKLQRFTYDSGLHFEYPNAVRGIYVTGPSAGGSRFDNLINLVETSDLNAMVIDIKEDHGNLTFKPKKGSKYEDIAVNYINEPRKMLKVLEKKGIYPIARIVVFKDSVLAKKRPDLSFTKNGEVWTNGKGEAFVNPFEKEVWKYNVEIAKKAAELGFQEIQFDYVRFPEGFEHYDSELSYSKGDYKDGKNNVQRRVNAVTDFVKYARKELEYYDVDVAVDIFGYSATIPEAPGIGQNFSKISNNVDVISSMIYPSHWTSYFGIPFPDKEPYKLVTEYAKVENEVLGKLQDPPTSRPWIQDFEAPWLYSGPAKQYGKQEVEAQIRALKENGINEFLIWNAGNSYSENVDYTPMN from the coding sequence ATGGAGAAAAAACACCTCATGATATTAACACTCGTAAGTATTCTCCTGCTGAGCGTTATAATTCCAATGACTTTTAACAGAAGCAGTGGCGAAGAGATACATACAGCAAAACCTCATGTTCACAGCAAGACTAGTGTAGCTCCAATTAATACACAGAAAAAACTGCAGCGGTTTACTTATGATTCAGGATTACATTTTGAATACCCGAATGCTGTCCGTGGAATCTATGTTACGGGACCATCTGCTGGCGGCAGCAGGTTTGATAACCTTATCAATCTCGTAGAAACATCGGATTTGAATGCAATGGTTATTGATATAAAAGAAGACCATGGAAATTTAACATTCAAACCAAAAAAAGGCTCAAAATATGAAGACATCGCCGTTAATTATATAAATGAGCCACGAAAAATGCTGAAGGTACTTGAGAAAAAAGGTATTTATCCAATTGCCAGAATCGTTGTTTTTAAAGACTCTGTACTGGCGAAGAAACGTCCGGATCTTTCTTTTACCAAAAATGGGGAAGTATGGACCAATGGAAAAGGAGAAGCATTTGTAAATCCTTTCGAAAAAGAAGTTTGGAAATATAATGTAGAAATTGCAAAAAAGGCTGCGGAGCTCGGATTTCAGGAAATTCAATTTGATTATGTTCGTTTCCCGGAAGGATTTGAACATTACGACAGTGAGCTAAGTTACAGTAAAGGTGATTATAAAGACGGGAAAAATAATGTCCAACGCCGTGTCAATGCCGTAACCGATTTTGTCAAGTATGCAAGAAAAGAACTTGAATATTATGATGTGGATGTTGCTGTAGATATATTCGGTTATTCAGCAACTATTCCTGAAGCGCCTGGAATAGGACAGAACTTTTCCAAGATCTCCAACAATGTTGATGTCATTTCATCCATGATTTATCCAAGTCACTGGACGTCATATTTCGGTATTCCATTCCCTGATAAGGAACCGTATAAGCTGGTAACGGAGTATGCAAAAGTTGAAAATGAAGTGCTCGGAAAACTGCAGGATCCACCAACTTCAAGGCCGTGGATTCAGGACTTTGAAGCGCCATGGCTTTACAGCGGACCTGCTAAACAATACGGAAAACAGGAAGTGGAAGCACAAATCAGAGCGTTAAAAGAAAACGGCATAAACGAATTCCTGATTTGGAATGCCGGAAACAGCTATAGCGAAAACGTTGATTATACACCGATGAATTAA
- the pepF gene encoding oligoendopeptidase F, with product MAKATKELPKRSEIPEELTWKLEDIFATDEKWEEELASLKNDIPSIEKFQGKIADSAQNLYDVLKLQDELSERLGKLFTYAHMRYDQDTTNSNYQAMNSKAENVLTIASSSMSYIVPEILGMDEEKLSGFIDEKEELQLYKHTLDEINRQRPHVLSEKEEALLAEASEPMSTPSNTFSMLNNADLTFPSIKNEDGEEVDLTHGRYIGFLESKDRSVRKNAFQAMYGKYDDFINTFSSTLTGTVKTDNFNAKVRNYDSARQAALDGNKIPEQVYDNLVEAVNEKLPLLHRYAELRKKVLGLDELHMYDMYTPLVKDVDMKITYEEAQEYVAEALKTLGEDYVSTLKEGFNSRWIDVEENKGKRSGAYSSGAYGTNPYILLNWQDKVNDLFTLAHELGHSMHSYYTRKTQPFRYGNYSIFVAEVASTCNEALLNDYMMNQVDDEKQKIYLLNHFLEGFRGTVFRQTMFAEFEHDIHVRMQNGEALTAEKLTEIYYDLNKKYFGDDVVSDEEIGLEWARIPHFYMNYYVFQYATGYSAATALSSQILNEEEGAVDRYLDFLKAGNSDYPIEVLKKAGVDMTSKEPILAALDVFEEKLNEMEELMVK from the coding sequence GTGGCAAAAGCAACGAAGGAGTTACCAAAAAGAAGTGAAATACCTGAGGAATTAACTTGGAAACTGGAGGATATTTTTGCAACAGACGAAAAATGGGAAGAAGAGCTTGCATCACTAAAAAATGACATTCCATCGATTGAAAAATTCCAGGGAAAAATAGCCGATTCAGCACAAAATCTGTATGATGTTCTAAAGCTTCAGGATGAACTTTCGGAACGGCTTGGCAAACTGTTTACATACGCTCATATGCGGTATGACCAGGATACGACAAATTCGAACTATCAGGCTATGAACTCGAAGGCGGAAAATGTTCTGACAATAGCGTCCAGTTCGATGAGCTATATCGTTCCCGAAATCCTTGGAATGGATGAGGAAAAATTAAGCGGGTTTATCGATGAAAAAGAAGAATTACAGCTGTATAAGCATACGCTGGATGAGATAAACCGTCAACGCCCACATGTTCTGAGTGAGAAAGAGGAGGCATTGCTTGCGGAGGCATCTGAGCCGATGTCAACACCGTCAAATACATTCAGCATGCTGAACAATGCTGATTTGACGTTCCCGTCGATTAAAAATGAGGATGGGGAAGAGGTTGATTTGACGCACGGACGCTATATCGGATTTTTGGAATCCAAGGATCGCAGTGTGCGTAAGAATGCATTCCAGGCAATGTATGGGAAGTATGATGACTTCATCAATACATTTTCATCAACATTAACCGGTACCGTGAAAACAGATAATTTTAATGCAAAAGTACGGAACTATGATTCGGCACGGCAGGCAGCCCTGGATGGCAATAAAATTCCGGAGCAGGTGTACGATAATCTGGTTGAAGCAGTTAATGAAAAACTGCCATTACTGCATCGTTACGCTGAATTGCGCAAAAAAGTGCTTGGGCTTGATGAATTGCATATGTATGACATGTATACACCACTGGTAAAAGATGTCGATATGAAGATTACGTATGAAGAAGCACAGGAATATGTGGCTGAAGCGTTGAAAACACTTGGTGAAGACTATGTCAGTACACTGAAAGAAGGATTTAACAGTCGCTGGATTGATGTTGAAGAAAATAAAGGAAAACGCAGCGGGGCATATTCATCCGGTGCATATGGAACAAATCCATATATTTTGCTGAACTGGCAGGACAAAGTGAACGATCTATTTACACTGGCACACGAATTGGGCCATTCCATGCACAGTTACTATACACGAAAAACACAGCCATTCCGCTATGGAAATTACTCTATTTTCGTGGCGGAAGTTGCATCAACGTGCAATGAGGCACTCCTGAATGATTACATGATGAACCAGGTGGATGATGAGAAGCAGAAAATTTATTTGCTGAATCACTTTCTGGAAGGGTTCCGCGGTACAGTTTTCCGTCAGACCATGTTTGCGGAATTCGAGCATGACATTCATGTCCGCATGCAAAATGGTGAAGCATTAACTGCAGAAAAATTAACGGAAATTTATTATGATTTGAATAAAAAATACTTTGGTGATGATGTCGTCTCAGATGAAGAAATCGGTCTGGAATGGGCACGGATTCCGCATTTCTATATGAACTATTATGTGTTCCAATATGCAACAGGGTATTCCGCCGCCACTGCACTGTCCAGTCAAATCCTCAATGAAGAGGAAGGAGCAGTTGATCGGTATCTTGACTTCCTGAAAGCGGGAAACAGTGATTATCCGATTGAGGTTCTGAAAAAAGCCGGTGTTGACATGACATCGAAAGAGCCAATTCTGGCAGCACTTGATGTGTTTGAAGAAAAACTGAATGAGATGGAAGAATTGATGGTTAAATAG
- a CDS encoding YugN family protein yields the protein MIELETELEGKRTHFGTVQDYSKQLNYTLGGCWDYHKGCIDSILWRDGGETIYLRLSVKVIKGELDRPNALIEFEKPYVIKHVVNTGLDRDVNSLATVSGFSQFQDPLDQDGLIRDKKEWQENGEQAVDRILNQVSFI from the coding sequence ATGATTGAATTGGAAACGGAACTAGAAGGAAAAAGAACGCATTTTGGAACAGTACAGGATTATTCGAAACAACTAAATTATACTTTAGGAGGATGCTGGGATTATCATAAAGGGTGTATCGATTCTATTCTGTGGCGTGATGGAGGAGAAACAATCTATCTGAGACTTTCAGTTAAAGTGATAAAAGGTGAACTCGATCGCCCAAACGCACTAATAGAATTCGAAAAACCATATGTGATAAAACACGTGGTGAATACAGGGTTAGACAGAGATGTTAATTCGCTAGCCACTGTTTCCGGATTCAGTCAATTTCAGGATCCACTTGATCAAGACGGACTTATTAGAGATAAAAAAGAGTGGCAGGAAAATGGGGAACAAGCTGTTGATCGTATATTAAATCAAGTCAGCTTTATTTAA
- a CDS encoding nuclease-related domain-containing protein, with protein sequence MPYKPRTKSTELIILEILNYRMNLASKDRRHYMSLKKGFEGEVQFDSLTEKLQCECLILNDLLLEVNNTTFQIDSLIILQSLISLYEVKNLEGDYYYESDKMYKKPRKEIINPLLQLSRSESLLRQLILRLGFNPAIDASLVFINPNFTLYQAPLDKPIIYPTQIKRHLNQLNSRPSKLTNKHKILADQLLSLHITDSPFDQLPVYSYDQLRKGIVCPMCHSFSVTVDKRKCICKHCEHTELVGDAVMRSIEEFKILFPDERITTNVIYDWCRVVTSKKTIRRVLADNFNIIGTNQWTYYI encoded by the coding sequence GTGCCTTATAAACCACGTACCAAGTCAACCGAATTAATAATCCTGGAAATATTAAACTACCGAATGAATTTAGCAAGTAAGGATAGGCGTCATTATATGAGTCTGAAAAAGGGCTTTGAAGGAGAAGTACAGTTTGACAGTCTGACAGAAAAACTGCAGTGTGAATGCCTGATATTAAATGATCTGCTTCTGGAAGTAAACAACACTACTTTCCAAATTGATTCCCTGATTATTTTACAAAGTTTAATCAGCCTTTACGAAGTGAAAAATTTGGAGGGTGATTATTACTACGAATCGGATAAAATGTATAAGAAACCCCGAAAGGAAATTATTAATCCGCTTCTTCAATTAAGCAGAAGTGAATCATTATTACGTCAGCTCATTCTCAGACTCGGATTCAACCCTGCAATTGATGCTTCTCTTGTATTTATCAATCCTAATTTCACCTTATACCAGGCACCCCTCGACAAACCAATTATTTACCCGACTCAGATTAAACGTCATTTGAATCAACTGAATTCCCGACCCTCAAAACTAACCAACAAACACAAAATACTCGCTGATCAATTGTTGTCGCTGCATATTACGGATTCCCCTTTTGATCAACTGCCGGTCTATTCTTATGACCAGCTACGGAAAGGAATTGTCTGCCCGATGTGCCATTCATTTTCCGTAACTGTTGATAAAAGAAAATGCATCTGTAAGCATTGCGAACACACTGAACTGGTGGGAGATGCTGTTATGAGAAGTATTGAGGAATTTAAAATTCTTTTTCCAGATGAAAGGATTACTACTAATGTTATTTATGATTGGTGTCGGGTGGTGACATCGAAAAAGACAATCCGGAGAGTTTTGGCAGACAATTTTAATATTATTGGAACGAATCAATGGACTTACTATATATAA
- a CDS encoding SulP family inorganic anion transporter — protein sequence MNLQEIKQDWFGNIRGDVLAGMVVALALIPEAIAFSIIAGVDPMIGLYAAFCIAVVIAFVGGRPGMISAATGAMALLMVDLVADYGLQYLLAATILTGIIQILFGIFKLAKVMRFVPRSVMVGFVNALAIMIFMAQLQHFVGETWVMYALVGLTLAIIYLFPRITKAVPSTLVAIIVVTLIAIYGNLGVGTVGDMGELTQQLPAFLIPSIPFTLETLMIIFPYSLSMAIVGLLESLLTANIVDDMTDTESNKNKESRGQGIANIVAGFFGGMAGCAMIGQSVINVKSGGAGRLSALVAGVFLMFLIIVLGGLVVQIPMAALVGVMFMVSISTFDWSSVKNLNKLPKTDAAVMVTTVAIVLVTHNLSIGVLAGVLLSAIFFAAKISKINVTEELILREQKKVYRVKGQLFFASVSDFPAKFNFTDTVDAVEIDLTHAHLWDDSAVGALDKIEMKFEENNIHVTYTGLNDESRHLKTRIGGLSKASGH from the coding sequence GTGAATTTACAGGAAATAAAACAGGATTGGTTTGGAAATATACGAGGGGATGTGCTGGCTGGCATGGTCGTTGCACTTGCTCTCATACCGGAAGCAATTGCCTTTTCCATTATTGCCGGAGTGGACCCGATGATTGGTCTTTATGCAGCGTTCTGTATAGCCGTAGTCATTGCATTTGTCGGAGGCCGCCCTGGAATGATATCGGCAGCGACTGGAGCAATGGCCCTGCTGATGGTAGATCTGGTTGCTGATTATGGATTGCAGTATTTATTGGCGGCAACAATTTTGACAGGTATTATTCAAATATTATTTGGTATATTTAAATTGGCGAAAGTGATGAGATTCGTTCCACGCTCTGTAATGGTGGGATTTGTAAACGCATTGGCAATTATGATTTTCATGGCGCAGCTTCAACATTTCGTTGGCGAAACATGGGTCATGTATGCGCTTGTCGGATTAACATTAGCTATCATTTATCTTTTTCCACGTATAACAAAAGCTGTTCCATCAACATTGGTCGCTATCATCGTGGTAACATTAATTGCAATATATGGTAATCTTGGTGTTGGAACTGTTGGCGATATGGGCGAACTGACACAGCAATTGCCAGCTTTTTTAATTCCATCAATTCCATTTACATTGGAAACACTTATGATTATTTTTCCGTATTCCTTATCAATGGCAATTGTTGGTTTGCTGGAATCACTTTTAACAGCTAATATAGTTGATGATATGACAGATACAGAGAGTAACAAAAATAAAGAAAGCCGTGGCCAGGGAATTGCCAATATTGTTGCGGGATTTTTCGGCGGTATGGCCGGATGTGCCATGATTGGACAGTCGGTAATCAACGTAAAATCAGGTGGTGCCGGAAGATTATCGGCTCTTGTAGCAGGTGTGTTCCTGATGTTTTTAATTATTGTCCTGGGCGGATTGGTTGTGCAAATTCCAATGGCAGCACTTGTCGGTGTCATGTTTATGGTTTCAATCAGCACGTTTGATTGGTCATCTGTAAAAAATCTGAATAAGCTTCCCAAAACGGATGCTGCTGTAATGGTAACAACTGTTGCCATTGTGCTTGTTACCCATAATTTATCTATTGGTGTTTTGGCAGGAGTATTGCTGAGTGCAATATTCTTTGCGGCAAAAATTTCCAAAATAAACGTAACAGAAGAGCTTATTTTAAGGGAACAGAAAAAAGTATATCGTGTGAAAGGTCAATTGTTCTTTGCGTCGGTCAGTGATTTCCCTGCCAAGTTCAACTTTACAGACACCGTTGATGCGGTCGAAATAGATTTAACACATGCCCATCTCTGGGATGATTCAGCAGTTGGTGCGTTGGATAAAATTGAAATGAAGTTTGAGGAAAACAATATTCACGTAACATATACGGGGCTGAATGATGAAAGTCGCCATTTAAAGACACGTATCGGCGGACTGTCAAAAGCGTCTGGCCATTAA
- a CDS encoding universal stress protein gives MFKRILLATDGSKHSVRSADHAVQLAEQFKGTIDVVYVVDGQTSKSDVLHNDSKYEIEQKRKEKIQPVLDQLGETNIDYKVQILHGEPGPTIVEFANANDFDSIVIGSRGLNNLQTMILGSVSHKVAKRVDCPVLIVK, from the coding sequence TTGTTTAAACGAATACTTTTGGCTACGGATGGTTCGAAGCATTCCGTTCGCTCAGCCGATCATGCGGTTCAACTGGCTGAACAGTTTAAAGGAACAATTGATGTTGTTTATGTGGTTGACGGTCAAACTTCGAAATCGGATGTTCTGCACAACGACAGTAAGTATGAAATTGAACAAAAACGAAAAGAGAAGATTCAGCCCGTGCTGGATCAGCTCGGGGAAACCAATATCGACTATAAGGTGCAAATACTCCACGGTGAACCGGGACCGACAATCGTGGAGTTTGCGAATGCGAATGATTTTGACTCTATTGTTATTGGAAGCCGAGGGTTAAACAATCTGCAAACAATGATCTTAGGAAGTGTCAGTCACAAAGTTGCTAAACGGGTAGACTGTCCGGTACTGATTGTAAAATAA
- a CDS encoding competence protein CoiA, which translates to MLQAKTKYGNLVTLASLTRVEITKLKRQETFLCPTCNEEVIAKAGSQMIPHFAHRSKSNCPSQEGGEGSYHEKGKMLLFQWLKHQNLDVQLEAYLPEIKQRPDILVRLKHKAVAIEYQCARVPPEQIRKRNEGYHKAGIVPIWILGANRMERRGRDCLNIDQFHLYFIHQFSSAIPLTLFYFCPETLQFISFQDFYISTKQKAIGKLHVKKLPQMIFTDLFQAQFFSKNELYHVWKREKRVFRLKPAAHVYGRDLAWYQWLYLEGTHKEHLPSIIHLPVSTQFKMKSPPWDWQSRICLKIIAPLPVGGRFSLKSCEHLLRTHLRYSNHFLLIKPVTNPILQYLQLLERLTVIRQFAPNQFIKVNQVLFYKSIEAALPGDDKQMNLLRTNKIRA; encoded by the coding sequence ATGCTGCAGGCTAAAACTAAATATGGAAATCTTGTTACACTTGCATCGTTGACCCGAGTTGAAATCACGAAACTAAAGCGGCAGGAAACGTTTCTCTGTCCAACGTGTAATGAAGAAGTAATTGCTAAAGCAGGGTCACAAATGATTCCGCATTTTGCCCACCGTTCCAAAAGCAACTGTCCTTCACAGGAAGGTGGCGAGGGATCTTACCATGAGAAAGGAAAAATGCTGCTATTTCAGTGGCTCAAGCACCAGAATCTCGATGTTCAACTGGAAGCATATTTACCCGAAATCAAACAAAGGCCGGACATACTAGTGAGACTCAAACACAAAGCAGTAGCCATCGAGTATCAGTGCGCACGCGTTCCGCCAGAACAAATTCGCAAACGGAATGAAGGCTATCACAAGGCAGGGATCGTCCCCATCTGGATACTTGGCGCAAATCGTATGGAACGACGGGGCAGAGATTGTTTGAATATCGATCAATTCCATCTTTATTTCATTCATCAATTTTCTTCGGCAATTCCTCTCACATTATTTTACTTTTGTCCTGAAACACTCCAGTTTATTTCATTTCAAGACTTTTACATTTCGACAAAGCAAAAGGCGATCGGCAAACTTCACGTAAAAAAATTACCACAAATGATTTTCACGGATTTATTTCAAGCGCAATTTTTTTCAAAAAATGAACTCTATCATGTATGGAAAAGAGAGAAGCGCGTTTTCCGCCTGAAACCAGCTGCACATGTATATGGCAGAGATCTGGCATGGTACCAATGGCTGTATTTGGAGGGGACCCATAAGGAACATTTGCCTTCAATCATTCATCTTCCTGTCTCCACACAATTTAAGATGAAATCCCCACCGTGGGACTGGCAGAGCAGAATTTGTCTTAAAATTATTGCACCCCTTCCAGTAGGTGGTCGGTTTTCACTTAAATCGTGTGAGCATTTACTAAGAACCCACTTACGTTATTCAAATCATTTCCTCTTGATCAAACCTGTAACAAACCCTATTCTTCAGTACCTCCAACTGCTTGAACGGTTAACTGTAATTCGTCAATTTGCCCCAAATCAGTTTATCAAAGTCAATCAAGTGTTATTTTATAAAAGTATTGAAGCGGCGCTGCCGGGGGATGATAAGCAGATGAATTTGCTTCGTACAAACAAAATACGGGCATGA